The following proteins come from a genomic window of Gimesia sp.:
- the polX gene encoding DNA polymerase/3'-5' exonuclease PolX — protein sequence MQNAEIARQFEELADLLEIQGANPFRLRAYRNAARTISGLPDSIQEIVHNDPKELQELPGIGKDLAEKIQTIVESSTLPQLEELKEQIPPDVVRMLDIPGIGPKKVAFLFSELNIHSLDDLKAAAENGVIAEQKGFGKKTEQIILEGLEQLNQIGDRVRLAEAKAQSDAIIADLGQLDSVQHISEAGSCRRRKETVGDLDILVTSSEPDEVMDALADHELVSKVLARGDTKQRVRLNSGLELDLRVVPEESYGAALLYFTGSKEHNIVLRRRSQDRGLKLNEYGLFKKDKLVSGKTEEEVYKSLDLPWIPPEIRENRMEFTAAENDELPELIELKQIRGDLHMHTTATDGKASIQEMAEGALAKGYQYIAITDHSKRVTMANGLDAKRLRAHWKVIEKVQKKVPDIQILKGIECDILEDGTMDLPDDVLSEADWVIAVLHYGLKQPQDQINKRLLNAIQNPHVSILGHLSGRLIGKRPGADLNYGEILKAAADHGVMLEINAHPMRLDIDDIHAARAKELGIPIVINTDAHSVGGLDVMQYGVYQARRAGLTKKDVANTKTWKQFEKLLKKSR from the coding sequence ATGCAAAACGCTGAAATCGCCCGTCAGTTTGAGGAACTCGCAGACCTCCTGGAAATTCAGGGAGCCAACCCATTTCGCCTCCGGGCCTATCGCAATGCAGCCCGCACCATCTCCGGCCTGCCCGACTCGATTCAGGAGATCGTCCACAACGATCCCAAAGAACTGCAGGAACTCCCGGGCATCGGCAAAGACCTCGCCGAAAAAATTCAGACCATCGTGGAATCCTCCACACTGCCGCAACTCGAAGAGCTCAAAGAGCAGATTCCCCCGGACGTCGTCCGCATGCTCGATATCCCCGGCATCGGTCCCAAGAAAGTCGCCTTCCTCTTCTCCGAACTCAACATCCATTCGCTCGACGATCTCAAGGCGGCTGCCGAGAACGGTGTCATCGCAGAACAGAAAGGCTTCGGCAAGAAGACCGAACAGATCATCCTCGAAGGTCTCGAACAGCTGAACCAGATCGGTGACCGCGTCCGGCTCGCGGAAGCCAAGGCCCAGTCCGACGCCATCATCGCCGATCTCGGTCAGCTCGACTCGGTGCAGCACATCTCTGAAGCAGGCAGCTGTCGTCGTCGCAAAGAGACCGTGGGCGATCTCGATATTCTCGTCACGTCCAGCGAACCAGACGAAGTCATGGATGCCCTTGCCGATCATGAACTGGTCAGCAAGGTCCTCGCGCGCGGCGATACCAAGCAGCGCGTGCGGCTCAATTCCGGACTGGAGCTCGACCTGCGTGTGGTCCCCGAGGAATCCTACGGTGCCGCCCTGCTCTACTTCACGGGCTCCAAGGAACACAACATCGTCCTCCGCCGCCGCTCCCAGGATCGCGGGCTCAAACTCAACGAATACGGGCTCTTCAAAAAAGACAAACTCGTCTCGGGCAAAACCGAGGAAGAGGTTTACAAATCGCTCGACCTCCCCTGGATCCCGCCCGAAATCCGTGAGAATCGCATGGAGTTCACCGCAGCCGAAAACGATGAACTGCCCGAGTTGATCGAACTCAAACAGATCCGTGGCGACCTGCACATGCACACCACCGCCACGGACGGCAAAGCCTCGATTCAGGAAATGGCCGAGGGAGCGCTCGCCAAAGGTTATCAGTACATCGCGATCACCGATCACTCCAAGCGGGTCACGATGGCCAACGGCCTTGATGCGAAGCGGCTGCGGGCCCACTGGAAAGTAATCGAAAAGGTTCAGAAAAAGGTTCCCGACATTCAGATTCTCAAAGGCATCGAATGCGACATCCTTGAAGACGGCACCATGGACCTCCCCGATGACGTGCTCAGCGAAGCCGACTGGGTCATCGCTGTGCTGCACTACGGACTCAAACAGCCGCAGGACCAGATCAACAAACGCCTGCTCAACGCGATTCAAAATCCGCATGTCTCCATCCTGGGACATCTCTCCGGTCGCCTGATTGGCAAACGCCCGGGAGCCGACCTCAACTACGGTGAGATCCTCAAAGCCGCCGCCGACCATGGCGTCATGCTGGAAATCAACGCCCATCCCATGCGACTCGATATCGACGACATTCATGCCGCCCGCGCTAAAGAACTGGGAATTCCGATTGTCATCAACACCGATGCCCACAGCGTCGGCGGACTGGACGTGATGCAGTACGGCGTCTACCAGGCCCGCCGTGCCGGACTGACGAAAAAAGATGTCGCGAATACGAAAACCTGGAAACAGTTTGAGAAACTCCTCAAAAAGTCGCGTTAA
- a CDS encoding coproporphyrinogen-III oxidase family protein, with amino-acid sequence MDLEKTGTTEIGSYFISNYPPFSQWRQEYVTRIQEVLHQPPDTSIPMGLYIHIPFCRKRCKFCYFRVYEKQNAKTIERYVQALQNEFEMLSQVEAIKGRTLDFTYFGGGTPSYLSSKQLLSVRDRLTSLLNWETAQEVTFECEPGTLNLEKVKTLKEIGVTRISLGIESFNDKLLEANGRAHLTPEVYKAYDWIQQVGFPQVNIDLIAGMMGETDDNWSDAVEKAAEFNPDNITIYQMELPHNTIISKEMKEMGIDSPIADWKTKRRWMNEAIETLQGKGYHLASGNELVKNPETDRFVYRDNLFRGNDIIATGVSSFGHMQGVHYQNLDRLEDYLETVESGKLPVNRALEPTEHQRLIREFILQLKEGRVRTQPFMDKFGVKLTEEFSEALQNQQKAGYLNYDDSQVELTRKGILQVDSLLTEYFEPEHRMVRYT; translated from the coding sequence ATGGATCTGGAAAAAACAGGCACTACCGAAATCGGCAGTTACTTTATCTCCAACTACCCCCCTTTTTCGCAGTGGAGGCAGGAATACGTTACCCGCATCCAGGAAGTTCTGCACCAGCCCCCCGATACCAGCATTCCCATGGGGCTCTATATCCATATCCCCTTCTGTCGTAAACGCTGTAAATTCTGCTACTTCCGCGTCTACGAAAAACAGAATGCCAAAACCATCGAACGCTACGTTCAAGCCCTGCAGAACGAGTTCGAAATGCTCAGCCAGGTCGAAGCCATCAAGGGACGCACCCTCGACTTCACCTACTTCGGCGGTGGAACTCCTTCCTACCTGAGCTCCAAGCAACTCCTTTCGGTCCGTGATCGACTCACCAGCCTGCTTAACTGGGAAACCGCCCAGGAAGTCACCTTCGAATGTGAGCCGGGAACCCTCAACCTGGAAAAAGTCAAAACACTCAAAGAGATCGGCGTCACCCGTATCTCCCTCGGCATCGAGAGCTTCAACGACAAACTGCTCGAAGCCAACGGTCGCGCGCATCTCACCCCGGAAGTCTACAAAGCTTATGACTGGATCCAGCAGGTCGGCTTCCCCCAGGTCAACATCGACCTCATCGCCGGCATGATGGGTGAGACCGATGACAACTGGTCGGACGCCGTCGAAAAAGCCGCCGAGTTCAATCCGGATAACATCACCATCTACCAGATGGAACTCCCTCACAACACGATCATCTCCAAAGAGATGAAAGAGATGGGCATCGACTCCCCCATCGCCGACTGGAAAACCAAACGCCGCTGGATGAACGAGGCCATCGAAACCCTGCAGGGCAAAGGCTACCACCTCGCCAGCGGAAATGAACTCGTCAAAAACCCCGAAACAGATCGCTTCGTCTACCGCGACAATCTGTTCCGCGGCAACGACATCATCGCCACCGGCGTCTCTTCGTTCGGTCACATGCAGGGCGTGCATTATCAAAACCTCGATCGACTGGAAGACTATCTCGAAACGGTGGAAAGCGGCAAGCTTCCCGTGAACCGCGCATTGGAACCCACCGAACACCAGCGGCTCATCCGCGAATTCATCCTGCAACTCAAAGAAGGACGCGTCCGTACACAGCCCTTCATGGATAAGTTCGGCGTCAAACTCACGGAAGAATTCTCCGAAGCACTCCAGAACCAGCAGAAAGCGGGCTACCTGAATTATGATGATTCCCAGGTCGAACTGACCCGCAAAGGCATCCTGCAGGTCGACAGCCTGCTGACGGAGTATTTCGAACCGGAACACCGCATGGTAAGATACACCTAA
- a CDS encoding NAD(P)/FAD-dependent oxidoreductase: MIDSSTTEQPEIETEYDVIIIGAGPAGTGTGALLAEQGRKTLIVDRAHFPRFHVGESLIPETFWSLKRLGLVEQLKQTAFPKKFSVQFVTDEGVETMPFYFHEYKDHESSQTWQVLRAEFDQMLADNAQKQGATICTGTQVMDLLTEGEQVTGVRVKLPSQETREIKAKLVVDTSGQSAFIVNRLKLKQADPVLRKGTVWAHFKNAHRDEGIDEGATIILQTEGKHSWFWYIPLPDNVVSVGCTGDMNYMFAKDRGTSEDIFWQEVERCSAIKRRLENAQPDTEFMTTKDFSYHSSQPVGPGWMLAGDALGFIDPVYSSGVFLALKSGELVADTINEAFEADDFSVERLSQWYPGYRAGVENFRKLVYAFYTPGFSFGSFLRQYPQFKTNLVDILIGDVFKPEVAEMFTVMQDEIPELAMTDDSEVAMKK, translated from the coding sequence ATGATTGATTCGAGTACAACAGAACAGCCTGAAATCGAAACCGAATACGACGTGATCATCATCGGGGCCGGCCCGGCCGGTACCGGTACCGGAGCCCTGCTCGCCGAACAGGGGCGCAAAACCCTCATCGTCGACCGGGCTCACTTCCCCCGCTTTCACGTCGGAGAGTCGCTGATTCCGGAGACCTTCTGGTCCCTCAAACGACTGGGACTGGTCGAACAACTCAAACAGACCGCCTTCCCCAAAAAATTCAGCGTGCAGTTCGTCACCGATGAAGGTGTCGAAACCATGCCCTTCTACTTCCACGAATACAAAGACCACGAAAGCTCGCAGACCTGGCAGGTCCTCCGAGCCGAGTTCGATCAGATGCTCGCCGACAATGCACAGAAACAGGGAGCCACCATCTGCACCGGTACCCAGGTTATGGACTTGCTCACCGAGGGAGAACAGGTCACCGGCGTCCGGGTGAAACTTCCCAGTCAGGAAACCCGCGAGATCAAAGCTAAACTCGTCGTCGATACCAGCGGGCAGTCCGCCTTCATCGTCAACCGGCTCAAGCTCAAGCAGGCCGATCCGGTGCTCCGCAAAGGAACTGTCTGGGCTCACTTCAAAAATGCCCACAGAGACGAAGGCATCGATGAAGGCGCCACCATCATCCTGCAGACCGAAGGCAAACACTCCTGGTTCTGGTACATTCCGCTCCCCGACAACGTCGTCAGCGTCGGCTGTACCGGCGACATGAACTACATGTTCGCCAAAGATCGGGGCACCAGTGAAGACATCTTCTGGCAGGAAGTCGAACGCTGCTCGGCCATCAAACGTCGCCTGGAGAATGCCCAGCCCGACACCGAATTCATGACGACGAAGGACTTCTCCTACCATTCCTCGCAGCCAGTCGGACCGGGTTGGATGCTCGCCGGCGACGCGCTCGGCTTCATCGATCCCGTCTACTCCAGCGGCGTCTTCCTGGCCCTCAAATCGGGTGAACTCGTCGCCGACACCATTAACGAGGCTTTCGAAGCCGACGACTTCTCCGTTGAACGACTCAGCCAGTGGTACCCCGGCTATCGCGCCGGAGTCGAGAACTTCCGTAAACTGGTCTATGCCTTCTACACTCCCGGGTTCAGCTTCGGCAGCTTCCTCAGACAGTATCCGCAGTTCAAAACCAACCTCGTCGACATCCTCATCGGCGACGTCTTCAAACCCGAAGTCGCCGAGATGTTTACCGTTATGCAGGACGAAATCCCCGAACTCGCCATGACCGATGACTCCGAAGTCGCTATGAAGAAATAA
- a CDS encoding DUF1080 domain-containing protein: MVLKRLLSITCVCLAAVCTVGAEAGDKVVTPKDGVIHLFNGKNLDGLYVWNRGTEYEDPKHIFTVKDGMLHILGDGYGGLITKKDYRDYHMVIEFKWGEKTWGKREDRARDSGVLIHCHGPDGGYGNTWMASIEAQIIEGGVGDILVLTGKDPKTGETLPTSLTTRIKKDRDGEKVWDKDGEEITLSSGRINWWGRDPDWADKVGFRGKDDVESEFGEWTRMDVICDGGKIKYLVNGVVVNAGYNAKPDHGKLLVQTEMAEMWVRKWDLYPLGKAPEYKKDKK; this comes from the coding sequence ATGGTTTTGAAACGACTCCTCTCGATCACCTGTGTCTGTCTGGCTGCTGTCTGTACCGTGGGAGCAGAGGCAGGGGACAAAGTGGTCACGCCGAAAGATGGTGTGATTCATCTGTTTAACGGCAAGAACCTGGACGGGCTGTATGTCTGGAACCGGGGAACCGAATATGAAGATCCCAAGCACATCTTCACGGTCAAAGACGGCATGCTGCACATTCTGGGTGACGGCTATGGCGGCCTGATCACCAAGAAAGATTACCGCGATTACCATATGGTTATCGAATTCAAATGGGGCGAAAAGACCTGGGGTAAACGGGAAGACCGTGCCCGCGATTCGGGCGTGCTGATTCACTGTCATGGTCCAGACGGCGGTTATGGCAACACCTGGATGGCATCCATCGAAGCTCAGATCATCGAAGGTGGCGTGGGCGATATCCTGGTGCTGACTGGTAAAGATCCCAAGACAGGCGAAACACTGCCGACTTCGCTGACAACCAGGATCAAAAAAGACCGTGACGGCGAAAAGGTCTGGGACAAAGATGGTGAAGAGATCACCCTCAGCTCCGGCCGGATCAACTGGTGGGGCCGTGACCCTGACTGGGCTGACAAAGTCGGTTTCCGTGGTAAAGACGACGTCGAAAGCGAATTCGGCGAGTGGACCCGGATGGACGTCATCTGCGACGGCGGCAAGATCAAATACCTGGTCAACGGTGTGGTCGTGAATGCCGGCTACAACGCCAAGCCCGATCATGGCAAGCTGCTGGTGCAGACCGAAATGGCGGAAATGTGGGTTCGTAAATGGGACCTGTATCCGCTGGGTAAAGCACCCGAGTATAAGAAAGACAAGAAATAA
- a CDS encoding PQQ-binding-like beta-propeller repeat protein: MRILKRNQSNHLPSRIAAAALCLFAFSLSLSAAEKPSENKPAAKADASAVPAPQANPEDWPSFRNGNLQQGVAKTTLPEKLELLWEYPSSDGIASTAAIVGDKVYMAGLNGFVECLELKTGKPVWKYRSIEDRDPKKFAPGFKSSPLVTADGVYIGDEDGVFHALHPATGKQLWTFKTDAEIISSANITGDKILFGSYDNFLYCLNVKDGSLAWKFETDGYVNCSPAIVDHFTFVTGCDEQLRVIDIHTGKQHSQMPLMTYLIASPAIWEDDLYVGTYASEIIAVDWKDSKVDWRYKDPKKEYPYHSSAAITETHVVAGGRDKQVHCVERKTGKPIWKFMTRGRVDSSPVIVGDRVFVGSSDGNLYEFDLKNGKNLWKKNLGDDITASPAIGQGHLIIGTESRNGALYCFGKK; the protein is encoded by the coding sequence GCCAAAGCAGATGCTTCCGCGGTTCCTGCGCCACAGGCCAACCCGGAAGACTGGCCCTCGTTCCGTAACGGGAACCTGCAGCAGGGCGTCGCGAAAACCACGCTCCCCGAGAAACTCGAACTGCTCTGGGAATACCCCTCGTCCGACGGCATCGCTTCCACCGCTGCCATCGTGGGTGACAAAGTCTACATGGCCGGCCTCAACGGCTTCGTGGAATGCCTCGAACTCAAAACCGGAAAGCCGGTCTGGAAATATCGTTCGATTGAAGATCGTGATCCGAAAAAATTCGCCCCGGGTTTCAAGTCTTCTCCTCTGGTCACCGCCGACGGTGTTTACATTGGCGATGAAGACGGCGTCTTTCACGCCCTCCACCCCGCGACAGGCAAACAACTCTGGACCTTCAAAACCGACGCCGAAATCATCAGCAGCGCCAACATCACCGGCGATAAAATTCTGTTCGGCAGCTACGATAATTTCCTCTACTGCCTCAACGTCAAAGATGGTTCCCTCGCCTGGAAATTCGAGACCGACGGCTACGTGAACTGCTCCCCCGCGATTGTCGATCACTTCACCTTCGTCACCGGTTGTGACGAACAGCTCCGCGTGATCGATATTCATACCGGCAAACAGCACAGCCAGATGCCATTGATGACCTACCTGATTGCCTCGCCCGCGATCTGGGAAGATGACCTCTACGTCGGCACCTATGCCAGCGAGATCATCGCCGTCGACTGGAAAGACTCGAAAGTCGACTGGCGTTATAAAGACCCCAAAAAAGAGTATCCCTACCACTCCTCCGCCGCCATCACCGAGACGCACGTCGTCGCCGGGGGCCGCGATAAACAGGTTCACTGCGTCGAACGCAAAACCGGAAAACCCATCTGGAAATTCATGACGCGGGGACGTGTCGACAGTTCTCCGGTAATTGTCGGCGACCGCGTCTTCGTCGGTTCTTCGGATGGTAACCTGTATGAGTTCGATCTGAAAAATGGTAAGAACCTCTGGAAAAAGAACTTAGGTGACGATATCACAGCTTCCCCGGCCATTGGCCAGGGACATCTGATCATCGGCACAGAATCCCGAAATGGCGCCTTGTATTGTTTCGGAAAGAAGTGA
- the folE2 gene encoding GTP cyclohydrolase FolE2: MFEFVSDVLNLKQMDSAEQGRQPLSSAGAGVTPISRVLPDVANESEPHIGGALDRVGMSGVELVLRLRDAAGEVFRTPARADAAVSLDNERVKGIHMSRLFLSLNNRLADAELSMSVVNEILQDFVKTHADMSSNSYLTLKYEHSMKRPALLSDHSGWRAYPVTIQSAYQQGQFRHQLTVQLTYSSACPCSAALSRQLIQQAFERSFGDRSELSHDEIFEWLGTPDAILAVPHSQRSHADVTVELEEGVDEFPIETLIDYLERVIATPVQTAVKREDEQEFARLNGANLMFCEDAARKLKAALDSYEGVKDFRVEINHLESLHPHDASAVASGSRSV; the protein is encoded by the coding sequence ATGTTTGAATTTGTATCCGATGTACTGAACCTCAAGCAGATGGATTCTGCAGAGCAAGGCAGACAACCGCTTTCTTCCGCTGGTGCAGGTGTGACTCCGATTTCTCGAGTTTTACCCGATGTTGCCAATGAATCAGAGCCTCATATCGGGGGGGCTCTGGATCGGGTAGGGATGTCGGGCGTCGAGCTGGTGCTGCGTCTGCGGGATGCCGCCGGTGAAGTCTTCCGGACCCCGGCCCGGGCCGATGCCGCCGTCAGCCTGGATAACGAGCGTGTGAAAGGCATTCACATGTCCCGTCTGTTCCTGAGCCTGAACAATCGACTGGCAGACGCGGAGCTGTCGATGTCTGTGGTCAACGAGATCCTGCAGGACTTCGTCAAGACGCATGCCGACATGAGTTCGAACAGTTACCTGACTCTCAAGTACGAGCATTCTATGAAGCGGCCCGCGCTGCTTTCCGATCATTCCGGCTGGCGGGCTTACCCGGTGACGATTCAGAGTGCTTACCAGCAGGGCCAATTCCGCCATCAACTGACGGTGCAGCTGACTTACTCCAGTGCCTGCCCCTGTTCGGCCGCGCTGTCACGTCAGCTGATCCAGCAGGCGTTCGAACGGTCCTTCGGCGACCGGAGCGAGCTCTCACATGATGAGATCTTCGAATGGCTGGGCACGCCGGACGCGATTCTGGCAGTTCCTCACAGCCAGCGCAGTCATGCTGACGTGACTGTGGAACTGGAAGAGGGAGTGGACGAGTTCCCCATCGAGACGCTGATTGATTACCTGGAACGGGTGATCGCGACTCCGGTGCAGACCGCAGTCAAACGCGAAGACGAGCAGGAATTCGCCCGACTGAACGGTGCGAACCTGATGTTCTGCGAAGACGCGGCCCGCAAACTGAAAGCGGCCCTGGACAGCTACGAGGGTGTGAAAGACTTCCGCGTGGAGATCAATCACCTGGAGAGCCTGCATCCACACGATGCTTCGGCCGTGGCGAGTGGATCACGATCGGTTTAA
- a CDS encoding tetratricopeptide repeat protein: MCCWLCLLMLTGPGCSSWKQKMAMRDSESQELVEQVRVATESGRQEQAAELLKRAVANNPNNAAVRQQLSEFLIANGYSEEAIQQLQRTTVLDPDDPRPYIDLSYLLYEKKQYTDALKNLELGLNLDPTNIRALILKGELEELAGLNGTAIETYHRVLQVDPYNIVSRLKLASLEIKMGEHNRATPILRPICHNNSATIDQRAEAQWLLGIAYGADRRWSDSVASLEQSLKNRKDVTADDWYRLAYACLQDDQMEKVYPAVTQALTLNPMHTETNRLSHFLTQQNQPTQIQQASMYTPLQQPGFIRQAPQPIPIQTLTPPQGWEWAARGPEASDLQRLP, from the coding sequence ATGTGCTGCTGGTTGTGTCTGCTCATGCTGACCGGTCCGGGTTGCTCTTCCTGGAAACAGAAGATGGCGATGCGGGACTCGGAATCGCAGGAACTGGTAGAACAGGTTCGCGTGGCGACCGAGAGTGGTCGCCAGGAGCAGGCAGCGGAGCTGTTGAAACGGGCGGTGGCCAACAACCCGAACAATGCGGCAGTGCGACAGCAGCTCTCCGAGTTTCTGATTGCCAACGGTTATTCGGAAGAGGCCATCCAGCAGTTGCAGCGGACGACCGTGCTGGACCCCGACGATCCCCGGCCTTATATCGATCTGTCTTATCTGCTGTATGAGAAGAAGCAGTATACCGACGCGCTCAAGAACCTGGAGCTGGGTCTGAACCTGGATCCGACCAACATCCGGGCCCTGATTTTAAAGGGGGAACTGGAAGAGCTGGCCGGTCTGAACGGGACAGCGATCGAGACTTATCACCGTGTATTGCAGGTCGACCCCTACAACATCGTTTCCCGTTTGAAGCTGGCGTCGCTGGAAATCAAGATGGGCGAGCATAACCGGGCGACGCCGATCCTGCGGCCGATCTGTCATAATAACAGTGCGACCATCGATCAACGGGCCGAGGCACAATGGCTGCTGGGGATTGCATATGGAGCCGACCGTCGGTGGAGTGATTCGGTTGCTTCACTGGAGCAGTCACTCAAGAATCGTAAAGATGTGACAGCCGATGACTGGTATAGGCTGGCGTACGCCTGTCTGCAGGACGACCAGATGGAGAAGGTGTATCCGGCTGTGACACAGGCGTTGACGCTGAATCCGATGCATACTGAGACCAATCGCCTGTCACATTTTCTGACCCAGCAGAATCAGCCAACGCAGATCCAGCAGGCCTCCATGTATACACCTCTGCAACAGCCGGGCTTCATTCGTCAGGCACCACAGCCAATTCCGATTCAAACCCTGACGCCTCCTCAAGGCTGGGAGTGGGCTGCGCGCGGACCTGAAGCGTCGGATCTGCAGCGACTGCCATAG